Proteins co-encoded in one Cyprinus carpio isolate SPL01 chromosome B5, ASM1834038v1, whole genome shotgun sequence genomic window:
- the LOC109057943 gene encoding proheparin-binding EGF-like growth factor, translating into MNLQRLSSLLLCVVCSAVFTIRTAAAHTSALDHVTVMSSSGEGLQSAVGEDLESDDDLDPSGMFIDPTLFKVTQDSKGDEQNHKRSGRKKNKGRKKNKNITPVQPINTLSHRSHSTTPDPCLTSHVDYCIHGHCTYLQGLREPVCVCKRGYDGERCGIQLLGTSRDESSTDRTHTALVIMAVVLSVISCLAILLMVCVHYRTHDRFQAGFLSSSNEREKLEKKNIMV; encoded by the exons ATGAACCTACAGCGCCTCTcctctctgctgctctgtgtcG tTTGCAGTGCAGTTTTCACCATACGGACAGCTGCCGCTCACACATCTGCACTGGATCATGTGACGGTGATGTCATCATCGGGGGAGGGGCTTCAGAGCGCCGTGGGtgaagatttggaatctgatGATGATCTGGATCCATCGGGAATGTTCATCGATCCAACTTTGTTTAAAG TAACCCAAGACAGTAAAGGAGACGAGCAGAATCACAAGCGCTCTGGACGCAAAAAGAACAAAGggagaaaaaagaataaaaatatcacTCCTGTTCAGCCAATTAACACGCTCAGTCACAGGAGCCACAGCACAACCCCTGACCCCTGTCTGACCTCTCATGTGGACTACTGCATCCACGGCCACTGCACGTACCTGCAAGGCCTGAGAGagcctgtctgtgt ATGTAAGAGAGGTTATGATGGGGAGCGCTGTGGTATCCAGCTTCTCGGGACATCTCGGGACGAGAGCAGCACTGATCGGACCCACACTGCGCTCGTCATTATGGCTGTCGTCCTGTCAGTCATCAGCTGCCTAGCCATTCTGCTCATGGTCTGCGTGCA CTATAGAACACATGATCGCTTTCAGGCGGGGTTCCTGAGCTCCTCtaatgagagagagaaactagAGAAGAAGAACATCATGGTGTGA